GGCACATTTGTTACTGAAAGGCCGGATTCACAAAATGACCCCTTTGGAATCTCTTATATAGAGGATAAAAAAAAGTTGGTGCATAACTGGTTTGAAATGCGCCTGGTACTTGAACCTGCTAATGTGCGGATGGTAGTGGAGCGGGCAAGTGATGAAGAAATTCGGAAAATAATAGCATATGAAAGAGAAGCAGCCGAACTAATAGAATCCGGCAAGCCGTTTTCAGAAGCCGACCAGCGGTTTCATGCAGCCATTGCAAAGGCAACACACAACAGCGTAATTGAATTGATGCTGCCAGCAATTGAAACAGCTATCGGTGATGCTATCAGTACAGCAGTATATATAGGAGCTCATAGACGGGCTATTGAAAATGCTCTGACCAATCACCGCAATATCGCCCATTTTTTAGAGCAGCGGGACGCCGATGGCGCGGCTCTTGCCATGTATTATCACATTAAAAGAGGAATGACTGATTTAGATCATTAAATAATGATATGTTTCGTTAGATTTGAAAAAGCTATGGTGAATATCAGAAATGACATTCACCATAGCTTTTTAATGCAAAAAATAAAAATGGCTCCCCAAGTTGGACTCGAACCAACGACCCTGCGGTTAACAGCCGCATGCTCTACCGACTGAGCTATTGAGGAGTATTTAAACCTGGCGGCGATCTACTCTCCCGGGACCCTGCGGTCCAAGTACCATCGACACTGGAGAGCTTAACTTCTGTGTTCGGGATGGGGACAGGTGTGGCCTCTCCGTCATTGCCACCAGATTATTCGGATTGTGATAACCTTCACATAACTTCG
The DNA window shown above is from Dehalobacter sp. and carries:
- a CDS encoding FCD domain-containing protein, with protein sequence PNEHQLARELGVSRTTIREAVKILVANGILTIERGRGTFVTERPDSQNDPFGISYIEDKKKLVHNWFEMRLVLEPANVRMVVERASDEEIRKIIAYEREAAELIESGKPFSEADQRFHAAIAKATHNSVIELMLPAIETAIGDAISTAVYIGAHRRAIENALTNHRNIAHFLEQRDADGAALAMYYHIKRGMTDLDH